One Tripterygium wilfordii isolate XIE 37 chromosome 10, ASM1340144v1, whole genome shotgun sequence DNA segment encodes these proteins:
- the LOC120006955 gene encoding 60S ribosomal protein L38-like: MPKQIHEIKDFLLTARRKDARSVKIKKGKDVVKFKVRCSRYLYTLCVFDTEKADKLKQSLPPGLSVQDL, encoded by the exons ATG CCGAAGCAAATTCATGAAATCAAGGATTTCCTTCTAACGGCTAGGAGGAAGGATGCTCGTTCTGTCAAGATCAAGAAGGGTAAGGATGTTGTTAAGTTCAAGGTTCGCTGCTCCAGGTACCTCTATACCTTGTGTGTATTCGACACAGAAAAGGCTGACAAGTTGAAGCAATCTCTTCCACCAG GTTTGAGTGTGCAAGATCTATGA
- the LOC120006952 gene encoding (R,S)-reticuline 7-O-methyltransferase-like — protein sequence MGSIEGRDTLLSGQAQVWRLMYASADAMALKCAVELGIPDIIHSHGRPISLSKIASGINSKNLNLDYLERVMGYLVRKRVFCTTHQHQKLETQTQTLYGLTSISKWLVRDTDLSLNNMVKMHTHPWILSPWSCIAQCVRDDGVAFTKYHGVEMWDFASQNPEFNSLFNDAMACTSKIVMTALLSKYKGFDSVKTLVDVGGGIGQVLSQIVKAYPHINGINFDLPHVIETAPNYVGISHVGGSMFDAIPNADAILMKWILHDWKDEECVKILRNCGKALPKKTGKLIIVEIVVQSDGDTIFGDMDLVFDMAMLAGPSGGKERTELEWKELLEEGGFPCYNIIKIPAMLSIIEAYAE from the exons ATGGGATCAATCGAAGGAAGAGACACATTGCTGAGTGGCCAAGCTCAAGTGTGGAGACTCATGTATGCCTCTGCAGACGCCATGGCATTGAAGTGTGCTGTTGAGCTCGGAATACCTGACATAATACACTCCCATGGTCGCCCAATCTCCTTGTCCAAAATTGCTTCAG GTATCAATTCAAAAAATCTAAACCTGGACTATCTTGAGCGGGTGATGGGATATCTAGTCCGCAAAAGAGTTTTCTGCACAACTCATCAGCATCAGAAGTTGGAGACACAAACACAGACACTCTATGGATTGACCTCTATATCGAAATGGCTGGTACGAGACACCGATCTAAGCCTCAATAACATGGTGAAGATGCACACTCATCCATGGATTCTATCACCATGGTCTTGCATTGCTCAATGTGTAAGAGATGATGGGGTTGCTTTCACCAAGTATCATGGCGTTGAGATGTGGGATTTTGCTTCACAAAACCCTGAATTCAACAGCTTGTTCAATGATGCCATGGCTTGTACTTCCAAGATTGTTATGACGGCATTGCTTTCCAAATATAAAGGATTCGATTCAGTGAAAACATTAGTCGATGTGGGAGGAGGGATTGGGCAAGTCTTGTCCCAGATTGTCAAGGCGTATCCTCATATCAATGGCATCAATTTCGATCTGCCTCACGTTATTGAAACGGCACCTAATTATGTTGGGATTTCACATGTTGGAGGTAGCATGTTTGATGCCATACCTAATGCAGACGCAATTTTAATGAAG TGGATATTGCACGATTGGAAAGATGAAGAATGTGTGAAGATATTGAGAAACTGTGGAAAGGCATTGCCCAAGAAAACAGGGAAGCTGATCATAGTGGAGATTGTTGTGCAATCAGACGGGGATACCATATTTGGTGATATGGATTTAGTATTTGATATGGCAATGTTGGCAGGGCCGTCCGGTGGAAAAGAACGGACTGAGCTCGAATGGAAGGAGTTGCTGGAGGAAGGAGGCTTCCCTTGCTACAACATCATCAAAATTCCAGCTATGCTGTCTATCATCGAGGCCTATGCAGAGTGA
- the LOC120007199 gene encoding uncharacterized protein LOC120007199 isoform X1, translating into MMAGFRDLEIQLTTNEGRSLNRNQSPDHANDALHQRESRKMRRIALFLGSFILEGLSIAFDQLSTPKKPIYAFMSMITASLGLLLSIIELCYRVRENEIISQLLREASENFGFFISIWQCVYTVVQYVYLYEKRIDSPIKISVLPLIFLICVAISTLYNNYCSDSSTRRHSYITRESSVDASRTTTLSRVESPVSLTNARAIEETERLEEDYPGELITLYQRTSDSSTRRRRHPYRTRESSDDASWTTTMSRVESSVPLGNARAIEETEPLVEDDPRLGELITLLYQQTIDSSTQRRRRPYITRESSVDALRTITSSRVESSVSLGNARAIEETEPLVEDDPGGLITLPPRTRLMEDPWTPGEDKKLLDYVTSYGAWNWPEVPKFAGLSRSEKSCRLRWMNYLDPNVHLWFLGLLRSSLRLTRMDYLDPNGRRGNHIKEKDEILIRAHETLGNRWSVIAGRLPGITHCDRYIYRLTKCEGRGKRQKTILNIDDEIPRMERRLNKLQEALDGKYGWMTRKDICAALNRMTRRVRDMRGQLVSSKEHLKRFQKALHEDEEDNRFMANYLART; encoded by the exons ATGATGGCGGGCTTCCGCGATTTAGAGATTCAATTGACAACAAACGAAGGTCGTTCTTTGAACCGAAATCAAAGCCCCGATCATGCTAATGATGCTTTGCACCAAAGAGAATCAAGAAAAATG AGAAGAATCGCGTTGTTCTTGGGCAGTTTCATTTTGGAGGGTTTATCTATAGCATTTGATCAGTTAAGCACaccaaagaagccaatatatgCGTTTATGTCAATGATAACGGCTTCATTGGGTTTGCTCCTATCAATCATTGAGCTTTGTTACAGAGTTAGAGAGAACGAGATCATTTCGCAACTCCTCAGAGAGGCATCggaaaattttggattttttatcTCAATTTGGCAATGCGTTTATACGGTAGTACAATATGTTTACCTTTACGAGAAGAGGATCGACAGCCCCATCAAAATATCAGTCTTACCTCTAATCTTCCTTATCTGTGTTGCAATCTCTACATTATACAATAATTACTGCAGTGATTCTAGTACTCGACGACATTCATACATAACAAGAGAGTCCTCTGTGGATGCTTCAAGGACAACCACCTTGTCAAGAGTTGAGTCTCCAGTCTCCCTGACAAATGCTAGGGCAATTGAGGAGACCGAACGGTTGGAAGAAGATTATCCTGGAGAGCTCATCACATTATACCAGCGAACCAG TGATTCTAGTACTCGACGTCGACGACATCCATACAGAACAAGAGAGTCCTCTGACGATGCTTCATGGACAACCACCATGTCAAGAGTTGAGTCTTCAGTCCCCTTGGGAAATGCCAGGGCAATTGAGGAGACTGAACCGTTGGTGGAAGATGATCCTCGACTTGGAGAGCTCATCACATTATTATACCAGCAAACCAT AGATTCTAGTACTCAACGTCGACGACGTCCATACATAACTAGAGAGTCCTCTGTGGATGCTTTAAGGACAATCACCTCGTCAAGAGTTGAGTCTTCAGTCTCCCTGGGAAATGCCAGGGCAATTGAAGAGACCGAACCGTTGGTGGAAGATGATCCTGGAGGGCTCATCACATTACCCCCGCGAACCAGGTTAAT GGAAGATCCATGGACACCTGGAGAAGATAAAAAGTTACTAGATTATGTTACTAGTTATGGCGCCTGGAACTGGCCCGAAGTTCCCAAGTTTGCAG GTTTATCAAGAAGTGAGAAGAGTTGCAGATTGAGATGGATGAATTACCTGGATCCAAATGTCCATTTATGGTTTTTAGGTTTATTAAGAAGTAGCTTGAGATTGACACGGATGGATTACCTGGACCCAAATGGCAGAAGAGGAAACCATATTAAAGAGAAAGATGAAATCCTCATTAGAGCACATGAAACTCTTGGTAATAG ATGGTCCGTTATTGCTGGTAGATTACCAGGGATAACTCACTGTGATAGGTACATATACCGGCTCACCAAATGCGAAGGACGTGGGAAGCGGCAGAAGACAATCCTCAATATTGATGATGAAATCCCTCGAATGGAACGACGTTTAAATAAGCTACAAGAGGCATTGGATGGAAAATATGGATGGATGACACGAAAG GATATATGCGCGGCTCTAAATCGCATGACACGGCGCGTTAGAGACATGAGAGGACAACTCGTTTCGAGTAAAGAGCATCTTAAAAGATTTCAGAAGGCATTGCACGAAGACGAAGAAGACAATAGGTTTATGGCAAACTATCTAGCAAGGACATAG
- the LOC120007972 gene encoding photosystem II repair protein PSB27-H1, chloroplastic-like, which yields MASPLLTPATKPQTLTIFKTKPTTTTTSAVPTPQQQQQQPLRRQFLSLTAAILTPKWLFPVNPAFASSNDEEYVKETEQVINKVRTTITLDKNDPSVPSAVAELRESSNTWVAKYRREKALLGRASFRDIYSALNAVSGHYVSFGPTAPIPVKRKARILEEVDTAEKALQRGR from the coding sequence ATGGCTTCACCACTCCTAACGCCCGCAACCAAACCCCAAACCCTCACCATATTCAAAACTAAACCCACAACCACCACCACTTCCGCCGTTCCAACGccacagcagcaacaacaacaacctcTTCGCCGCCAATTTTTGTCCCTAACAGCTGCAATTCTGACTCCTAAATGGCTGTTCCCAGTGAATCCAGCATTTGCTTCATCCAATGATGAAGAGTATGTCAAAGAGACTGAACAAGTAATCAACAAAGTCAGAACCACCATCACCCTGGACAAGAATGATCCCAGTGTTCCATCTGCGGTGGCTGAGTTAAGAGAGTCGTCAAACACCTGGGTTGCCAAGTACAGAAGAGAGAAGGCCTTGTTGGGCCGGGCTTCATTTCGGGATATATACTCGGCCCTTAATGCTGTATCGGGCCATTACGTCAGTTTTGGGcccactgcaccaattccggtTAAACGTAAGGCAAGGATTTTGGAAGAAGTGGACACCGCAGAGAAGGCCTTACAGCGAGGCAGATAA
- the LOC120007199 gene encoding uncharacterized protein LOC120007199 isoform X3 — MMAGFRDLEIQLTTNEGRSLNRNQSPDHANDALHQRESRKMRRIALFLGSFILEGLSIAFDQLSTPKKPIYAFMSMITASLGLLLSIIELCYRVRENEIISQLLREASENFGFFISIWQCVYTVVQYVYLYEKRIDSPIKISVLPLIFLICVAISTLYNNYCSDSSTRRHSYITRESSVDASRTTTLSRVESPVSLTNARAIEETERLEEDYPGELITLYQRTSDSSTRRRRHPYRTRESSDDASWTTTMSRVESSVPLGNARAIEETEPLVEDDPRLGELITLLYQQTITQRRRRPYITRESSVDALRTITSSRVESSVSLGNARAIEETEPLVEDDPGGLITLPPRTRLMEDPWTPGEDKKLLDYVTSYGAWNWPEVPKFAGLSRSEKSCRLRWMNYLDPNVHLWFLGLLRSSLRLTRMDYLDPNGRRGNHIKEKDEILIRAHETLGNRWSVIAGRLPGITHCDRYIYRLTKCEGRGKRQKTILNIDDEIPRMERRLNKLQEALDGKYGWMTRKDICAALNRMTRRVRDMRGQLVSSKEHLKRFQKALHEDEEDNRFMANYLART, encoded by the exons ATGATGGCGGGCTTCCGCGATTTAGAGATTCAATTGACAACAAACGAAGGTCGTTCTTTGAACCGAAATCAAAGCCCCGATCATGCTAATGATGCTTTGCACCAAAGAGAATCAAGAAAAATG AGAAGAATCGCGTTGTTCTTGGGCAGTTTCATTTTGGAGGGTTTATCTATAGCATTTGATCAGTTAAGCACaccaaagaagccaatatatgCGTTTATGTCAATGATAACGGCTTCATTGGGTTTGCTCCTATCAATCATTGAGCTTTGTTACAGAGTTAGAGAGAACGAGATCATTTCGCAACTCCTCAGAGAGGCATCggaaaattttggattttttatcTCAATTTGGCAATGCGTTTATACGGTAGTACAATATGTTTACCTTTACGAGAAGAGGATCGACAGCCCCATCAAAATATCAGTCTTACCTCTAATCTTCCTTATCTGTGTTGCAATCTCTACATTATACAATAATTACTGCAGTGATTCTAGTACTCGACGACATTCATACATAACAAGAGAGTCCTCTGTGGATGCTTCAAGGACAACCACCTTGTCAAGAGTTGAGTCTCCAGTCTCCCTGACAAATGCTAGGGCAATTGAGGAGACCGAACGGTTGGAAGAAGATTATCCTGGAGAGCTCATCACATTATACCAGCGAACCAG TGATTCTAGTACTCGACGTCGACGACATCCATACAGAACAAGAGAGTCCTCTGACGATGCTTCATGGACAACCACCATGTCAAGAGTTGAGTCTTCAGTCCCCTTGGGAAATGCCAGGGCAATTGAGGAGACTGAACCGTTGGTGGAAGATGATCCTCGACTTGGAGAGCTCATCACATTATTATACCAGCAAACCAT TACTCAACGTCGACGACGTCCATACATAACTAGAGAGTCCTCTGTGGATGCTTTAAGGACAATCACCTCGTCAAGAGTTGAGTCTTCAGTCTCCCTGGGAAATGCCAGGGCAATTGAAGAGACCGAACCGTTGGTGGAAGATGATCCTGGAGGGCTCATCACATTACCCCCGCGAACCAGGTTAAT GGAAGATCCATGGACACCTGGAGAAGATAAAAAGTTACTAGATTATGTTACTAGTTATGGCGCCTGGAACTGGCCCGAAGTTCCCAAGTTTGCAG GTTTATCAAGAAGTGAGAAGAGTTGCAGATTGAGATGGATGAATTACCTGGATCCAAATGTCCATTTATGGTTTTTAGGTTTATTAAGAAGTAGCTTGAGATTGACACGGATGGATTACCTGGACCCAAATGGCAGAAGAGGAAACCATATTAAAGAGAAAGATGAAATCCTCATTAGAGCACATGAAACTCTTGGTAATAG ATGGTCCGTTATTGCTGGTAGATTACCAGGGATAACTCACTGTGATAGGTACATATACCGGCTCACCAAATGCGAAGGACGTGGGAAGCGGCAGAAGACAATCCTCAATATTGATGATGAAATCCCTCGAATGGAACGACGTTTAAATAAGCTACAAGAGGCATTGGATGGAAAATATGGATGGATGACACGAAAG GATATATGCGCGGCTCTAAATCGCATGACACGGCGCGTTAGAGACATGAGAGGACAACTCGTTTCGAGTAAAGAGCATCTTAAAAGATTTCAGAAGGCATTGCACGAAGACGAAGAAGACAATAGGTTTATGGCAAACTATCTAGCAAGGACATAG
- the LOC120007199 gene encoding uncharacterized protein LOC120007199 isoform X2 has protein sequence MMAGFRDLEIQLTTNEGRSLNRNQSPDHANDALHQRESRKMRRIALFLGSFILEGLSIAFDQLSTPKKPIYAFMSMITASLGLLLSIIELCYRVRENEIISQLLREASENFGFFISIWQCVYTVVQYVYLYEKRIDSPIKISVLPLIFLICVAISTLYNNYCSDSSTRRHSYITRESSVDASRTTTLSRVESPVSLTNARAIEETERLEEDYPGELITLYQRTSDSSTRRRRHPYRTRESSDDASWTTTMSRVESSVPLGNARAIEETEPLVEDDPRLGELITLLYQQTIDSSTQRRRRPYITRESSVDALRTITSSRVESSVSLGNARAIEETEPLVEDDPGGLITLPPRTREDPWTPGEDKKLLDYVTSYGAWNWPEVPKFAGLSRSEKSCRLRWMNYLDPNVHLWFLGLLRSSLRLTRMDYLDPNGRRGNHIKEKDEILIRAHETLGNRWSVIAGRLPGITHCDRYIYRLTKCEGRGKRQKTILNIDDEIPRMERRLNKLQEALDGKYGWMTRKDICAALNRMTRRVRDMRGQLVSSKEHLKRFQKALHEDEEDNRFMANYLART, from the exons ATGATGGCGGGCTTCCGCGATTTAGAGATTCAATTGACAACAAACGAAGGTCGTTCTTTGAACCGAAATCAAAGCCCCGATCATGCTAATGATGCTTTGCACCAAAGAGAATCAAGAAAAATG AGAAGAATCGCGTTGTTCTTGGGCAGTTTCATTTTGGAGGGTTTATCTATAGCATTTGATCAGTTAAGCACaccaaagaagccaatatatgCGTTTATGTCAATGATAACGGCTTCATTGGGTTTGCTCCTATCAATCATTGAGCTTTGTTACAGAGTTAGAGAGAACGAGATCATTTCGCAACTCCTCAGAGAGGCATCggaaaattttggattttttatcTCAATTTGGCAATGCGTTTATACGGTAGTACAATATGTTTACCTTTACGAGAAGAGGATCGACAGCCCCATCAAAATATCAGTCTTACCTCTAATCTTCCTTATCTGTGTTGCAATCTCTACATTATACAATAATTACTGCAGTGATTCTAGTACTCGACGACATTCATACATAACAAGAGAGTCCTCTGTGGATGCTTCAAGGACAACCACCTTGTCAAGAGTTGAGTCTCCAGTCTCCCTGACAAATGCTAGGGCAATTGAGGAGACCGAACGGTTGGAAGAAGATTATCCTGGAGAGCTCATCACATTATACCAGCGAACCAG TGATTCTAGTACTCGACGTCGACGACATCCATACAGAACAAGAGAGTCCTCTGACGATGCTTCATGGACAACCACCATGTCAAGAGTTGAGTCTTCAGTCCCCTTGGGAAATGCCAGGGCAATTGAGGAGACTGAACCGTTGGTGGAAGATGATCCTCGACTTGGAGAGCTCATCACATTATTATACCAGCAAACCAT AGATTCTAGTACTCAACGTCGACGACGTCCATACATAACTAGAGAGTCCTCTGTGGATGCTTTAAGGACAATCACCTCGTCAAGAGTTGAGTCTTCAGTCTCCCTGGGAAATGCCAGGGCAATTGAAGAGACCGAACCGTTGGTGGAAGATGATCCTGGAGGGCTCATCACATTACCCCCGCGAACCAG GGAAGATCCATGGACACCTGGAGAAGATAAAAAGTTACTAGATTATGTTACTAGTTATGGCGCCTGGAACTGGCCCGAAGTTCCCAAGTTTGCAG GTTTATCAAGAAGTGAGAAGAGTTGCAGATTGAGATGGATGAATTACCTGGATCCAAATGTCCATTTATGGTTTTTAGGTTTATTAAGAAGTAGCTTGAGATTGACACGGATGGATTACCTGGACCCAAATGGCAGAAGAGGAAACCATATTAAAGAGAAAGATGAAATCCTCATTAGAGCACATGAAACTCTTGGTAATAG ATGGTCCGTTATTGCTGGTAGATTACCAGGGATAACTCACTGTGATAGGTACATATACCGGCTCACCAAATGCGAAGGACGTGGGAAGCGGCAGAAGACAATCCTCAATATTGATGATGAAATCCCTCGAATGGAACGACGTTTAAATAAGCTACAAGAGGCATTGGATGGAAAATATGGATGGATGACACGAAAG GATATATGCGCGGCTCTAAATCGCATGACACGGCGCGTTAGAGACATGAGAGGACAACTCGTTTCGAGTAAAGAGCATCTTAAAAGATTTCAGAAGGCATTGCACGAAGACGAAGAAGACAATAGGTTTATGGCAAACTATCTAGCAAGGACATAG